In one Corynebacterium bovis DSM 20582 = CIP 54.80 genomic region, the following are encoded:
- the rplV gene encoding 50S ribosomal protein L22 codes for MSDTVNTARATARFVRVTPMKARRVIDTIRGKSVEDALAILKYAPQAASEPVAKVVASAAANAENNVGLDPRSLVVSAAWADEGPTLKRFRPRAQGRAFHVRKRTSHITVVVESQKGSAQ; via the coding sequence ATGAGTGACACCGTCAACACCGCACGGGCGACGGCGCGGTTCGTCCGCGTCACGCCGATGAAGGCGCGTCGTGTCATCGACACGATCCGCGGCAAGTCGGTGGAGGACGCCCTCGCGATCCTGAAGTACGCCCCGCAGGCGGCGTCTGAGCCGGTCGCGAAGGTTGTCGCCTCCGCCGCCGCGAACGCCGAGAACAACGTCGGGCTCGACCCCCGCAGCCTCGTGGTCTCCGCCGCGTGGGCCGACGAGGGTCCGACGCTCAAGCGTTTCCGTCCGCGCGCCCAGGGACGTGCGTTCCACGTCCGCAAGCGCACAAGCCACATCACCGTGGTCGTCGAGAGCCAGAAGGGAAGTGCTCAGTAG
- the rpsC gene encoding 30S ribosomal protein S3 — protein MGQKIHPHGLRLGITSEWRSRWYADKQYADYLAEDIKIREFLSKGLDRAGIADVVIERTRDRVRVDIHTARPGIVIGRRGSEADRIRGRLEKLTGKQVQLNILEVKNIDANAQLVAQSIAEQLTNRVAFRRAMRKAIQSAMRQPQVKGIKVVCSGRLGGAEMGRTERYHEGRVPLHTLRAEIDYGTFEAHTTFGRIGVKVWIYKGDVVGGRRESLINARDDRPNRGGPRRERPRRGGARRQRAEQKQEG, from the coding sequence GTGGGCCAGAAAATCCACCCCCACGGCCTCCGGCTGGGCATCACGTCCGAGTGGCGCTCCCGCTGGTACGCCGACAAGCAGTACGCTGACTACCTCGCCGAGGACATCAAGATCCGTGAGTTCCTGTCCAAGGGCCTCGACCGCGCCGGCATCGCCGACGTCGTCATCGAGCGCACCCGGGACCGGGTCCGCGTCGACATCCACACGGCCCGTCCGGGCATCGTGATCGGTCGTCGCGGCTCCGAGGCCGACCGCATCCGCGGCCGCCTGGAGAAGCTCACCGGCAAGCAGGTGCAGCTGAACATCCTCGAGGTCAAGAACATCGACGCGAATGCGCAGCTCGTCGCGCAGTCGATCGCCGAGCAGCTGACCAACCGCGTGGCCTTCCGCCGCGCGATGCGGAAGGCCATCCAGAGCGCGATGCGCCAGCCGCAGGTCAAGGGCATCAAGGTCGTGTGCTCCGGTCGTCTCGGCGGCGCCGAGATGGGCCGCACCGAGCGCTACCACGAGGGTCGCGTTCCGCTGCACACGCTCCGCGCCGAGATCGACTACGGCACCTTCGAGGCCCACACCACCTTCGGCCGCATCGGCGTGAAGGTGTGGATCTACAAGGGTGACGTCGTCGGTGGACGGCGTGAGAGCCTCATCAACGCCCGCGACGACCGCCCGAACCGTGGCGGTCCCCGCCGGGAGCGTCCGCGCCGCGGCGGTGCCCGTCGCCAGCGTGCTGAGCAGAAGCAGGAGGGCTGA
- the rplP gene encoding 50S ribosomal protein L16 — protein sequence MLIPKRVKYRRQHRPTRRGVSKGGNRVTFGDYGLQALEPTYITNRQIESARIAINRHVKRGGKVWINIFPDRPLTQKPLGVRMGSGKGPVEKWVANVKPGRILFEMSYPNEEIALEALRRAGNKLPCKVRIVKKEDQF from the coding sequence ATGCTGATCCCGAAGCGCGTCAAGTACCGGCGCCAGCACCGCCCCACCCGTCGCGGTGTGTCCAAGGGCGGGAACCGGGTCACCTTCGGTGACTACGGCCTCCAGGCCCTGGAGCCGACCTACATCACCAACCGGCAGATCGAGTCCGCGCGTATCGCCATCAACCGGCACGTCAAGCGTGGCGGCAAGGTGTGGATCAACATCTTCCCGGACCGCCCCCTGACCCAGAAGCCGCTCGGCGTGCGCATGGGTTCCGGTAAGGGCCCCGTGGAGAAGTGGGTCGCGAACGTCAAGCCGGGCCGGATCCTGTTCGAGATGAGCTACCCGAACGAGGAGATCGCCCTCGAGGCGCTCCGCCGCGCGGGTAACAAGCTCCCGTGCAAGGTCCGCATCGTGAAGAAGGAGGATCAGTTCTGA
- the rpmC gene encoding 50S ribosomal protein L29, which translates to MATGIPAHELRELNDAELTTRLREAKEELFNLRFQSATGQLTNNRRLGIVKRDIARIYTVMRERELGLSTNPGGDAA; encoded by the coding sequence ATGGCTACCGGCATTCCGGCCCATGAGCTCCGTGAGCTCAACGACGCTGAGCTGACCACTCGCCTCCGTGAGGCGAAGGAGGAGCTGTTCAACCTCCGCTTCCAGTCGGCCACCGGCCAGCTGACCAACAACCGTCGTCTGGGCATCGTCAAGCGCGACATCGCCCGCATCTACACCGTCATGCGCGAGCGCGAGCTCGGCCTGTCGACCAACCCGGGCGGTGACGCCGCATGA